A genomic stretch from Helianthus annuus cultivar XRQ/B chromosome 1, HanXRQr2.0-SUNRISE, whole genome shotgun sequence includes:
- the LOC118490446 gene encoding extensin-like yields MGFNPLGPEDHFPGDNAMEVDEDTDPSMPPSGTPNHPIEISDGSPFVGSPYNGPDSFEVRFRQHDWVFTPSYHNSPLHQPQHSSPLHPQQQQQQPQQQQNPSGDSRLVAVTPPPPPPPVVPPAPPSSRYSPLHEEPEMGESSHPVSEVTSAPIAPPPPQDFGNPIPAYTSAAAYNPFEQTFPPGYDFTGDPYWVAANYNSLNPEGTFGGPWATGQPTYGYPSYGYQQLQPPQPPHYPPPPPAPMMSPPQVQEILQGINDVRREMRHELREERRHNHGMFKKMLQALVENAVTKAIERQYSESNRTRSRARSAPLSKTKGHSEAHSKPLSKKDVSKKDELKKDDDRHSSNQNSIPSRKVEHKPEPRDKSCTYKYFVSCKPRDFTGEKGAVDCMT; encoded by the exons atgggttttaacccacttggaccagaAGACCATTTCCCTGGCGACAATGCGATGGAGGtcgatgaagatactgatccctCAATGCCACCATCTGGAACTCCGAACCACCCtatcgagatttctgatgggtcacCATTTGTGGGATCACCATACAATGGTCCCGACAGCTTTGAGGTGAGATTCAGGCAGCATGACTGGGTAtttacccctagttaccataactctccccTGCACCAGCCGCAACACAGCTCTCCCTTGCacccccagcagcagcagcagcagccacagcaacaACAGAATCCTTCCGGGGATTCCCGACTTGTCGCGGTCactccaccgccgccaccacctccggttgTGCCTCCTGCGCCTCCAAG CAGCCGATACTCGCCACTTCACGAAGaaccagagatgggagaatcttcaCATCCCGTCTCAGAAGTAACTTCTGCACCAatcgcgccaccaccaccacaggatttcggaaacccaatccctgcttataCTAGCGCGGCAGCATACAATCCCTTTGAGCAGACTTTTCCCCCAGGTTATGACTTTACAGGGGATCCCTACTGGGTAGCTGCGAACTACAACTCTCTCAATCCGGAAggtacttttggaggtccctgggctacgggacaaccGACCTATGGATACCCATCATATGGATATCAGCAGCTgcagcctcctcaaccaccgcatTATCCGCCACCACCGCCGGCACCGATGATGTCGCCGCcacaagtccaagaaatccttcAAGGGATAAATGATGTGCGACGTGAGATGCGGCATGAGTTGCGGGAAGAGCGTCGGCATAATCATgggatgtttaagaagatg ctgCAAGCATTAGTGGAGAATGCTGTTACCAAAGCCATTGAAAGGCAATATAGTGAATCAAATAGGACCCGAAGTAGGGCCCGGTCCGCGCCACTTTCCAAGACCAAGGGtcattcggaggctcatagcAAACCACTCTCTAAGAAGGATGTATCTAAGAAAGATGAGCTCAAGAAGGATGATGACCGACATTCATCCAACCAAAACAGTATCCCGTCAAGGAAGGTCGAGCATAAGCCAGAACCGCGTGATAAGTCATGTACCTACAAATacttcgtctcatgcaaaccccgggactttactggggagaagggagcGGTTGACTGCATGACCTAG